One window of Manihot esculenta cultivar AM560-2 chromosome 17, M.esculenta_v8, whole genome shotgun sequence genomic DNA carries:
- the LOC122722268 gene encoding uncharacterized protein LOC122722268 has protein sequence MAPKRRSTTTADSRRVRTFTGSNPPTPTIATTSPSLTSATVRVHAPLDSIAAAHSPPSRVVQYALNKIHAPIADANPHAKPPPRASPQPSATTNGEPLSDLHHSTSTSSADQSPTDNPAVVNTSVAGTQIRLGRGRHHLPPAPSRLNGNLQFTNANERARYAFVSTLPIVQGKILHAPTVQILSLNVDVLIAGIGWDNFFAITCPIYYELVWEFYSTFSADSLTDCTLDTAGIVQFRLMGQRFAYSLTEFNKVPSSRDPIESSKKEVLYVQLLLPQPWLILHLTLNKLFRPSTPELIRWRVDSKTFWSVLPLI, from the exons ATGGCTCCCAAACGACGCTCCACCACCACCGCTGACAGCCGGCGAGTTCGTACCTTCACCGGTAGCAACCCGCCAACACCCACTATCGCCACCACCTCTCCATCGCTGACGTCCGCCACCGTCCGCGTGCACGCTCCACTCGATTCCATTGCCGCCGCTCATTCTCCGCCGTCTCGCGTCGTGCAGTATGCCTTGAATAAAATACACGCGCCCATCGCGGACGCCAACCCACATGCCAAGCCACCACCTCGCGCTAGTCCACAACCCTCAGCCACCACCAACGGTGAACCACTTTCTGACTTGCATCACTCCACTTCCACCTCTTCAGCAGACCAGTCTCCTACCGATAATCCGGCTGTGGTAAATACTTCTGTTGCGGGTACCCAGATACGACTTGGGAGGGGCAGACATCACTTACCTCCGGCTCCATCACGATTGAACGGTAATCTTCAATTTACAAATGCAAACGAAAGAGCCAGGTATGCCTTTGTTTCGACTCTCCCTATTGTACAAGGTAAAATCCTTCATGCTCCTACTGTACAGATATTAAGTTTAAATGTGGATGTGTTGATCGCGGGTATTGGTTGGGATAATTTTTTTGCCATTACTTGTCCAATATATTATGAACTTGTTTGGGAATTTTATTCCACCTTCTCTGCTGATTCACTAACAGATTGCACATTAGATACAGCTGGGATTGTTCAATTCAGATTAATGGGACAACGATTTGCATATTCACTCACTGAATTTAACAAG GTCCCATCATCCCGCGATCCGATCGAGTCTTCAAAAAAGGAAGTGCTTTACGTACAGCTCCTGTTGCCTCAGCCATGGCTAATCCTCCATTTGACGCTCAACAAGCTTTTCAGGCCCTCCACACCAGAATTGATCAGATGGAGAGTCGATTCGAAAACATTTTGGAGCGTGTTGCCACTCATCTAG